GGTGCGCTTCGCCTACGAGTACCGCGACGACTCCGGGAACTGGTACCGGGCATACGGCAACGAAAACTGGGAGTTCGACGAAAACGGGCTGATGCACCACCGTTATGCCTGCATCAATGATCTGCCGATCGAAGAATCTGAACGCAAATTCTTCTGGGATCGGTCTGGGCCCAGGCCAGCGGACCACCCGGGACTTTCCGAATTGGGACTGTAGCACATGCCAAAGATCGTCGCCGAGCGCTCGGACGTAATCCCATCCCTCGCCGAGATCTTTCGGGAGTATGGCTTCGACGGTGCAAGCCTATCGACCATCACCGAAAAGACCGGCCTCGGAAAGGGAAGCCTTTATCACTTCTTTCCCGGCGGGAAGGAAGAGATGGCCGCAGCCGTGCTCGGCGAGATCGACGAATGGTTCGCGACGCAGGTCTTCGAGCCGCTAAGGAGCGCGGACGATCCGCGTTCCGCAATCACCAGCATGTGTAGCTCGGTTGCCGGCTACTTTCGCTCCGGCCGCCGTGTATGCCTCATTGGCGCGTTTGCACTGGACAACGTCCGGAACCGCTTCAGCGATCGGGTCAGGGATTACTTTGCCGAGTGGCGTGGTGCGCTCGCCTCTGCTCTTGAGAGGGCCGGATGCCCTGAACGTGACGCCCTTGCGCTTGCCGAGGAGACAGTAGTTGCCGTCCAGGGGGCCTTGGTGCTCGCCAGGGCGCTCGACGAACCGGAAGTCTTCGAACGAACCCTAGAGCGAATCCAGTCCCGGCTTATTGCGGCGACCGGTGGAGACGAGCAAAGATGAGGGATCGCAAAACAAACTCCGTCGTGCTCGCACCATGGCGGCTCAAGCGCGCCGTAGAGTTCATCGAAATGAACCTAGCGACCCCGCTTCAACTCGTAGACATCGCGCGCGCCGCGGGCCTCAGTGGGGCGAGAATTTTCCAGTCCTTATTGAACGCACCGTCGAGAAGGAAGGTCTCACTTCAGTGTATAAGATCGGGAATGTAAACGACACGCATTTGCTTAGAGTTTTGACTTTGGAGGACGAAGGTGTTGTATCGTTCAGCATCCTCGCGAATCCGGATAACAGATAGTGGACAATCGCATCGACTATCTCCGCACCTACCGACAATGCGCGTGCGGCGATGGTGCCTACTGAGGCGGCGTTTCCGGCCTGGTTGCGCTCCGGCCGTTGACGGCACTGCACCGACGCCAGTGCAGCCGTGCCTTGGTGCCGATTGGTATGAAAGGATGCAGCACTTTCTTGAAGCCCTTGATTGGTTACCGCGGCGGCGCATCGACGCCTTGGAAAGGCGTGTAGCCGTTAAATTTGTCTTTCTCGAAACGTCAGTCACGTCGATCATCCGGTCGTAATCGCATGTAATCACAGTGCTCATGAAAGTAGATGTCGACGGGTGAAAAAACTAAAAGTTGACGTGCGCACGGAACACGTCTATCAAAACGGCTGTCGATATTAGGTTGCTGAGCTTTGGTTACAGCGCGTTTGGCGCCGACCCTTGAACGGATCTTCCCTTCAAAGATCGTTATTCTCAACCGCAACGCTTTTTTGCGTAGCGGTCATCTCTGTTGCTAAAGGGTTCATCATGGCCGCTGGCACCGTAAAATGGTTTAATTCCACCAAAGGCTTCGGCTTCATCCAGCCTGACAACGGCGACGCTGACGCATTCGTTCACATCTCTGCCGTCGAGCGCGCTGGAATGCGGGAAATTGTAGAAGGCCAGAAGATTGGCTTTGACTTGGAGCGCGACAACAAGTCGGGCAAGGGTGTCCGCTTGCAATCTGCAGGTTATTTAGTCGGTAACTGCTTTCCGTTGACCACTGATGTACTGGCACTGTTGAAAGCAGTTTATCCAATCGAGTTCAGGCGAGATCGCCTGGCTTTTTTTATGCCCGAACGGCAGCGGTCTTGTCGATCGCGTTCGCAATGCGGGCTCAAGCACGTGAGAGCTGATGACTGAGAAACCCGATGAGCTTCAGGCAATCAATACGGCATGGCAGATCGCCATACAGGAAATTCTAAGAATGGTCGTCCGGGATATGTACAAGACCGGCGACGAAGCCGTGTTCAGGTCGCATATAAGGCGGATCGAAGAAGCCGCGGTGGACAGTATCTATTCCGGCCTTACGTTGCGAGGAACTGACGAGTGGACAGAGGTTCTCGTTAAGGAGAAGGCGAGCAATTTCGTCACCACGCTTTTGACGTCGTTCACGTATGACAGAGTGTGAAACTGCGTCGGCCTCCTAGCTTTGTACAATTGCGATTTACGTCTCGACCCAGACCGAGCCTCATCAGCAGGTGCATCATCAACCCGATTTGGACGCTTAATTTGCTGATCGCATAGTTACCCAGGGAGAGATTGTCGCCGATGGATCAGGATTCGTGCAGTGGCGGTCTGAAGGCCAATTGCGCTGGGCTGGTTCCCTGAGTCTATCGGTTCTTTAGCAGATACGCGCGAAATGGTCCCGACAGAATCGATGCCGTTTTCTCCCGCAAAGGCAAAATGCCCGTATCGGGATGAGGCCGGACGGAGCTCCGCGCTCTGTCTACATTCAGGGATATTATATGCCTGCCAAAGACGTCTGCCTCTCCAGAAGCTCAAGACGACGCGTTTGGCGTGCGGCGCGTTCTTCCGGATAATGTCAGCCACAAGCGTTGGGTATCATCTTATGAAAAAGTCTTAGGACGATCGCGCCGCGATTACCCCATGTTTTTCGATCCCAGCGCACCTGCGCATTGACTGAAGTCAGTCTAGCTCTTCGAAAAAGTCACAAATCAGTTCCGCGACTATCATCGCCTCCGATTCAGTCATGTGCGCCGCAGTTTCAATGGCGACCTCTTCCATGTCGTCTCGATCAACGGCGAGAAGGTCCAGTATTCTGGCAAACTTGATCTTGAGTTCGATGTCTTTATCAAACTCATCGATGGTTACCGTCAAAATGCTGATATTTGCTTCGATCAGACGAGTCTGAATGCTGTCGGCAGACGCCGCGAGCGTTCGCACGGCTGCAAAGAACTGCTTCTTTGCATAGGGATGTTTCTCGTCCATTTTGCTACCTTTTGCTTCAGCGCGGACCATTAGATGTCATGTTCAATGTAGGATAGCGGTCTCAGGGGCGTGCTCTGGTGGTCTATAGGAGCGGCGTTGGTGTGCACCAAACCACACAGCCGTTAGCACGTTGCCAAGCCACAAGCACTGTCAACGACGCTACGAAGAGTGACGGCCAAAGTCGAGCCGAGCACAACCACCTAAGGGGAGCAGTCTCGCCACGGAGCATAATGCGCTTTCGATGCTGACCACCACCCCCACTGAGTTTTTCGACTGATCTTTTAAGCCTGCCGTGCCTTGCGGTTGGCGTAACGCCGGTCGCGCTCGGCCTTGCGAGCAGCCTCGTCCTCGATCACGCGTGAAATGCGGTTCTTGTCGGCGGCTTCGCGCGCTTCGGCCTCAGCTCTTGCGGCAGCCGTGAGTGCCGCCTCGCGCTCAGCGGCCTCGGCCTGCAAGCGCTCGCGCTCCTCATTCTTTACCCGTTCGCGTTCGATGCGCCGCTCTTCGCGGGCTGCAGCGACCGCCTGACGCTCGGCCTGGCGGGCGAGTTCGGTCGGTTCTGCGGCTTCCTTTCCGCGCGGTAGGCTTCAAGAAGCGCTTTCTTCGCATCGGCCGCGGCGCTGCGACGGTCGGTGAGTTCACTGTTTCTGATGTTTCTCAAGTCTCTATTCCAGTTGAGGTGTCACCCTGACTGAAAGTCAGGTTTTTCTGACGCGTTTCGAAGCGGGGGCGGCAGCCGCCGCCAGGCGGTCCTGCAATTCCTTCGCCAGCCGCGCTTCGCGCAGACGCAGGGTCTTCTCTTCGCGAGCCTGGACGATGGAGTCGAGTTCTTCAACGGCGCTGTCGCGGGCAAAGAACTGCGATTGCTCTTTGGCAAAGGCGATCTCGGCCCGCTGGCGCGATTTGTTGTGTGTCTCTGTCATGGGATATCCCCGACTTTGGCGCGCGTCTACGGTGTTGCACGTCACTCCCGATGCATAATGCAGTTGCGGGATCGTGCAGTCGGCGCGCGGAAATAAAAAAGGCCAGGCATGTTGCCTGACCTTGATGGGTATCATGCTCTCGACAGTGCCAGTACATCCGTGGTCAAGGGAGAGCCGATACCGATTTAGGCTGCCTGCAGATTGCAGGCAGACATCTTGCCCGACTTGTTGTCGCGCTCCATGTCGTAGGCGATCTTCTGGCCTTCGACGATTTCGCGCATTCCAGCACGCTCGACGGCGGAGATGTGGACGAATGCGTCCGGACCGCCGTTGTCAGGCTGAATGAAGCCGAAGCCCTTGGTGGAATTAAACCATTTAACTGTGCCAGTGGTCATGATGAACCCTTTCATAGCATATTGAATGACCGCCGCGCACAAGCGCTGCGGATGAAGATAGCGATTTTTGAAAGGAAGGTTCGTCAGGGCGCAGTTGCTAAATGCGCGGTAACCAAAGTTCAGCAAGCAAATATCGATAAATCGCTGATAGAGAAAACTGATCCGAAAGTCAACTTTTAGTTTCTGGGACTCTATGGCGCGCTGGTGGCTCCCTCCACTGGGCGGTCCAGGCTCAGGGGTTGATGTTCGACCGAGAGCCGTGAGAACAGACCGACGGCTGACAAACAGGCTCGCTACAGCAAAGCTTTGTTTTGCCAATGCCTCGAACGAAGACATCGATTTTGGATCTCACCCCGGTCTTGATCGCCGGAACGTCCTATCTCTGGCGCAAGGTGCATGGCTGAAGGCAAACGAGAACCTAATCCTGACCGGCCAAACAGGCACCGGAAAGAGGTGGATTGCTTGTGCCTTTGCACAACAGGCGGCCCGCCTCAACGACTCAGTCCAGCCAACGCTGTTTGAGGACCTCGCACTTGCCAGGCTGGATGGACGCTTTCCGCGCCTCGTCGATAAGCTTGCGCGCGTGCACTTGCTGGTGCTGGATGACTGGCGAACACATACCTTGAACGATCGACAGCGCCTCGATCTGCTAGAACTCTTCGAGGAGCGATATCGGCGGAATCGACCTGATCACGGCTCAGCTTCCCGTGGCCCGGCACGAAATGATCGGAGAGGCCACTCTGGCTGATGCGATTTTGGACCGTATTGTTCACAACGCTCACCGCACAACGCTCGAAGGCGACAGCATGCGGAGACGAAAAAACCGACGCTCTTGACCGGCTGCGAAATAACCGAAATCAACATCCGTAACAGCAACCAGGCGACCGGAGTGGGGCGCATCCCTTGTCCGGACTTAGCGAAACGCTTGTCCGCAACCGCTGAAATGACTATCCCGATTTACCGAAATCCGCACGGTTGAGCCGCTAAACCAGCCCAGGCGCCAATGCCATTCCCGCGGGAGCTACGAGCATTGCTCGCCGATCACTCCGATGACGATAGGCATCTGCGAACTCTAGGACGTGGCGTCAAACAACAGGCCCAGATGGTCAGCAGGACCCCGGCGCCTGCGACCTCGCCGCGCGAACCTCTGCAACCAATGTGTCGATCAAGGGTGCAGTATGATCGCGATCAAGATCGCAATGAGGTGATCCGAGATACCACGATCGCCGAGCCGCCGTCCGCAAAGACAAGGAGGGGGAACAATACGGCATCGGAAGTGTTTATTTATCAACCTTCCGCGCCGCTTGGAAGGGAGGAGAGGCCGGGAAGAAGTGCTTTCAGCGTTTCGTTTCCGGCCTTTTTACGCGGAGTGCACTTATTAGGTGGAGGCAGTCATGAACCTCGCGAACCTCCAGATCGAAGGGCTACTGATGGCGATTGCTTCCATCAATCACGTGTTGGTTCGGCGCGGCCTGTTATCGGCCGAAGACATCGAGATCGCATTGCGAAAGGCTGAGGCGATCGAGACAGGTGGCGAAGCCTGGCAGGGACTGTCGCCGGTGCATCGTGATGCGATCAGTTTCCCGATACTGCTACTGCAACTCGCTAATCGCTGCCAGCCCGAGGCGGATCTTCCATGCTTCTCCGAGTTGGCCGGCATGGTCGGCAGAATGAAAGCCCCGGGCGAAGATCAGGATAGACCGTTCTCGAAGTAGGGACCACCTCGACTGCAACTAGGTACGATGGCGCCGTCCGCTAACCCTCTAATACCTGGCCGCCCTTCACGGGCAGTCAGACGACCAGGCCCGTAGCCTGGAGGACCGCTCCTTCCGGATTGAGACTCCGCTTTGGGGGGAGTCCTCAACCCTTTATATTTGTCCGCTACTCGGACTAGCGTTCCCAGCGGCCTTCGTATTTGAACTCCGGGGCCGTCTTGAGCTGATCCTTGGTCGCGTCCATCACCGCCGTCCACTTCTTGTCGTTTTCGACGTATGTGATTTTGACGGCCTTCGGGCTCACAATTACATAGCGATCTCCCATCCCCAGAAACCCGCCAACCGACACGATGTACCCCGTCAGCTGGTCGTCCGACAGGATCAAATCTTTGATCTCCCCGATCGCCTCGTTGGCATTGTTGGTGACGTTGAGATTGATGAGATTGTAGCTCAGCACATCGGTCGGCTTGGCGGTGACGAAGGTTTCGGTGGTCGTGGTTTCGGCCGTCTGCGCGGAAGCCGTTCCTAAGATCATCGCAGTCGCAGCAAGAGCAGTCAGAATACGTCGCATGGTCCCACTCCTTTGAGCATGTTCATGAACCCGGAAACGCCCTGATGTGAGCAAAAGTTCCAACGACCTCAGTTAATTACGCCGGTTTCATGCACCGCTATTTGAGCCAATATGGGGGCTGCGGGGATTCAGAATCGTTCATGCCAGGGCAGTCCTGTTTGAGTTACCTCCAATTGCCTTCGGCCCGATCCCAGTCCATGGGCGTTTTCTCTTCTCTTGGTTTTGCGTCTATACAAACAACTCACAACGTCGGAATTGGTTCGAGCCGTCGCCCAGACGGTTCGAGATCTGTTTCGAGACGCGTTGGCCGGAAGCACTGGCCGCGGTTTTTCTGCTCAGAGTTTGTTTTTCGGCCCGTGCCCCGCGGGGTGATCTGCGGCGCAGCTCGGTTATCGAGATCGCTGATCATGTGGCGGTGCGTGCAGGTCGTCGATCGGCCTGGTGCATTGGCACTTTCAAGGGCAGACAAGGACTATATAGCTAGACAGTCTAGCCAAAATGGAGCGAAACTATGGAATGGCAACTGCAGGACGCCAAGAACCAATTCTCGAAGGTGGTGCAGAAGGCGCGCCATGAAGGGCCGCAGATTGTCACGCTGCGCGGTGAGCGCACAGCCGTCGTGCTGTCCGCTCATGACTACGACGCTCTGCGCGCCGGCCGGCCAACGCTGGTCGACGATCTGCTGGGCGGTCCCGCTTGGGACGATCAGTTCGCTGATGTGGGGAATGTACGCGCCAAGCCGCCAAGCCGCGATGTGGCCTTCTGATGTATCTGGTTGACACCAACATCGTCTCAGAGGCGCGACGCGGCACGCCGCAGGCGGTGTCTTGGCTGCGCTCTGTCGATCCGCTCAGCATCCACCTGAGTGCGCTTACCCTCGGCGAAATCATGCGCGGCATTGCCCTGAAACAGAGGTCGGATCCAAAGACTGCCGCGCACTTCACCGAATGGTTGCGCAAGCTGCGCCACGACCATGGCGACCGCATTTTGCCGATAACCAACCAAATCGCGGTCGAATGGCGCCGCATCGCGGCAATCCGCCCCTGCGGCGATATCGACGGGTTGATTGCCGCGACTGCGATCGTCCACGATCTCATCCTTGTCACACGCAACGTCAAGGATTTCGAAGACACAGACGCCTCCGTGATCAACCCTTGGGAGAGCTCGGCGTGAGCCGCTCGGCGTCGATCACCCGTTGCATGCCGGCATTCACTGTGTCCATTCGATGGCGTGCCGGTTTCCTGTTTTAGACCTCTGAAGTTGCAAAATGTTATCGACTGTTGTCTTCCCGACCCTTCATAGAATGTCACCCGCGGCAAAGACACAGTTTCACGTGTTCTGGGAGCGAGCTTAGCGTCAGCCGATTGACGGAGCGCGGCCGGCGCCCCCTTCTGTCCAGCGCCGGAAGAGTGCACTGGCATTGACCCCGCCAAAGCCGAAGCCATTCGATATGGCGTATTCAGTGTCCAGGTGTCGCGCTTCGTTCGCGACGAAATCGATACCATCGGCTTCCGGATCCGGAGCATTCAGGTTCAAGGTCGGTGGTGCGACCTGGTTGCTGAGCGCCAGAATCGTGAATATGGCCTCCAGTCCTCCGGCCGCGCCGAGCAGGTGCCCCGTGGCCGATTTCGTCCCGCTGACAGCCACGGTCATTTTGGAACCAAAAACGTTCTTGATCGCCCTGATTTCACCGAGATCCCCGACCTGTGTCGAGGTGGCGTGCGCGTTCAGATGACCGATCTCAAGCGGAGAAATTCTAGTACCGCGCCACAGAGATTATGACGGTTTGTCTTATCGTAGAATGGGCAGGGCTTCTGGTGGGATGAGAAGCTGGATGCTTCGTGCGGCGCCTGGCACGCGGGATATGAAACCCGCCTTCTCGAGGGTCAGCACCATCTGGTGAACAGACGGAGCCGTAACGCCGAAGTGGCGACGCATGTCGGCTTCGGCCGGAGGCTGTTTGAAGATGCGGCTGTAGGCGTAGATGAAGGCCAGGTACTGGCCTTGGATTTGCGTAAGGCGATGTGTTGCCGTTGCGGCTTGCGGGTCAAGTGAGGGACTCATTTTCGGATTCATCTGCGTCTCCGCGCTGAAGGAGGTGTCGATGAATATAAAGTTTCACATAGAGCTTAGCCAATCGGAACGTGATCAACTGGCCGCTTTGTTGAGCGGGGGACGCCATGCGTCGCGCAAGATCAAGCGCGCCCAGATCCTGGTCGCGGCGGACGAAGGCTTCAGCGACGAGGCGATCGCGGCAACCTTGAACGTCAGCGGATCGACGATTTACCGGACCAAGCGCCGGTTTGTGGAAGCCAATCTGGAGGGCGCGCTCAGTGAAGAACCGCGCCCGGGCGTTGGGCGCAAGCTATCAGCCAAGGAGGAGGCGCTGTTGGTGGCGACCGCCTGCTCAAAGCCGCCGCCCGGGCGAGCCCGCTGGACGCTTGAGCTTCTGGCCGATGAGATGGTCCGGCTCACCGATCATGACGAGTTGTCCTCCGAGACCGTGCGTCGCCGGCTGGCTGAGAACCATCTCAAGCCTTGGCGCAAAAACATGTGGTGCATCCCAAAGATCGATGGGGAATACGTCGCGCGCATGGAGGATGTTCTCGACCTCTACGCAGAAACGCCTGATCCACAAAGGCCCGTGGTCTGCTTCGACGAGAGCCCGACCCAACTCATCGGCGAAGTGCGCGAGCCCATTGCGGCCAAGCCTGGCCAGCTTGAACGCTACGACTGCGAGTATCGTCGAAATGGCACGGTCAATCTGTTTGTCTTCATGGACGCCCACCGGCCCTGGCGCAGGGTGAAGGTCACCGATCGGCGAACCAACCAAGACTTCGCCGAGTGCATGCGCGAACTGGTCGACGTCGATTATCCCGACGCCCCGATCATCCGCGTGGTGATGGACAACCTCTCCACCCATTCCGCCGGGGCGCTTTACGACGCATTTCCCGCCCCGGAGGCTCGAAGGGTGCTGAAGCGACTCGAGTTCCACCACACGCCCAAGCACGCCAGTTGGCTTAACATGGTCGAGATAGAGATCGGTGTCCTGCGTAGCCAGTGCCTCGACCGTCGTATCGACAACAAAGACACCATAATCGCCGAAGTCGCAGCCTGGGAGCAGCAACGCAACACCCATGGCGCAAAGATCCAATGGATGTTCACAACCGAAAATGCCCGCCAAAAGCTCCGCAAAGCCTACCCCGTCAAAGAGTCATAATCTCTGTGGCGCGGTACTAGCTTGTGAAATAGCGATCTCCATGGCTCTGCGCGCGCCGGTCCCGTCTTCGGGTCCGGACGTTATGTGATGGGCGTCAGCAGTCGTGCCATATCCGACCAGTTCAGCAAGTGGCGTGGCGCCGCGAGCAAGCGCGTGGCTTAGGGATTCGATGACGAGCATGCCGGCTCCTTCGCCCATGACGAAGCCATCGCGTGACATATCGAAGGGACGCGATGCCCGGCTTGGTGCTCCGTTAAAGCTGGTCGACAGCGATCTGGCAGCTGCGAAACCACCAAGACTGACGATATTCATGCAGGCTTCTGTCCCACCGCAAATCGCAATATCGGCTTCATCGGCGCGGATGAGCCTGGCGGCATCGCCGATTGCCTGAACGCCAGCAGCACATGCCGTTACGGGCGCGCCGAGGGGGCCTTTGAAGCCATGGCGGATCGAGACTTGCCCCGCTGCGAGATTGACGAGAAACGACGGTATAGTGAAGGGTGAAAGACGACGCACACCACGTTGATCGACGGTGCGCACCGCTTCGGTGATTGCGGGGAAGCCGCCGATGCCCGACGCGATGATCGTCGCGGTACGTAGCCGGTCTTCATTCGAGGTCGGGTTCCAGTTCGCCTGCGCGAGGGCCTCTTCAGCGGCCGCCAGTGCGAAGATAATGAACCGGTCGACCTTGCGCTGGTCCTTCGGAGCCATGATCGTGTCGGGATC
Above is a genomic segment from Ensifer canadensis containing:
- a CDS encoding cold-shock protein, with the translated sequence MTTGTVKWFNSTKGFGFIQPDNGGPDAFVHISAVERAGMREIVEGQKIAYDMERDNKSGKMSACNLQAA
- a CDS encoding type II toxin-antitoxin system Phd/YefM family antitoxin encodes the protein MEWQLQDAKNQFSKVVQKARHEGPQIVTLRGERTAVVLSAHDYDALRAGRPTLVDDLLGGPAWDDQFADVGNVRAKPPSRDVAF
- a CDS encoding PRC-barrel domain-containing protein, with amino-acid sequence MRRILTALAATAMILGTASAQTAETTTTETFVTAKPTDVLSYNLINLNVTNNANEAIGEIKDLILSDDQLTGYIVSVGGFLGMGDRYVIVSPKAVKITYVENDKKWTAVMDATKDQLKTAPEFKYEGRWER
- a CDS encoding ATP-binding protein, which translates into the protein MIGEATLADAILDRIVHNAHRTTLEGDSMRRRKNRRS
- a CDS encoding type II toxin-antitoxin system VapC family toxin, whose amino-acid sequence is MYLVDTNIVSEARRGTPQAVSWLRSVDPLSIHLSALTLGEIMRGIALKQRSDPKTAAHFTEWLRKLRHDHGDRILPITNQIAVEWRRIAAIRPCGDIDGLIAATAIVHDLILVTRNVKDFEDTDASVINPWESSA
- a CDS encoding IS630 family transposase, translated to MNIKFHIELSQSERDQLAALLSGGRHASRKIKRAQILVAADEGFSDEAIAATLNVSGSTIYRTKRRFVEANLEGALSEEPRPGVGRKLSAKEEALLVATACSKPPPGRARWTLELLADEMVRLTDHDELSSETVRRRLAENHLKPWRKNMWCIPKIDGEYVARMEDVLDLYAETPDPQRPVVCFDESPTQLIGEVREPIAAKPGQLERYDCEYRRNGTVNLFVFMDAHRPWRRVKVTDRRTNQDFAECMRELVDVDYPDAPIIRVVMDNLSTHSAGALYDAFPAPEARRVLKRLEFHHTPKHASWLNMVEIEIGVLRSQCLDRRIDNKDTIIAEVAAWEQQRNTHGAKIQWMFTTENARQKLRKAYPVKES
- a CDS encoding LexA family protein, translated to MNPKMSPSLDPQAATATHRLTQIQGQYLAFIYAYSRIFKQPPAEADMRRHFGVTAPSVHQMVLTLEKAGFISRVPGAARSIQLLIPPEALPILR
- a CDS encoding TetR/AcrR family transcriptional regulator — its product is MPKIVAERSDVIPSLAEIFREYGFDGASLSTITEKTGLGKGSLYHFFPGGKEEMAAAVLGEIDEWFATQVFEPLRSADDPRSAITSMCSSVAGYFRSGRRVCLIGAFALDNVRNRFSDRVRDYFAEWRGALASALERAGCPERDALALAEETVVAVQGALVLARALDEPEVFERTLERIQSRLIAATGGDEQR
- a CDS encoding ATP-binding protein translates to MARWWLPPLGGPGSGVDVRPRAVRTDRRLTNRLATAKLCFANASNEDIDFGSHPGLDRRNVLSLAQGAWLKANENLILTGQTGTGKRWIACAFAQQAARLNDSVQPTLFEDLALARLDGRFPRLVDKLARVHLLVLDDWRTHTLNDRQRLDLLELFEERYRRNRPDHGSASRGPARNDRRGHSG